One Seleniivibrio woodruffii DNA window includes the following coding sequences:
- a CDS encoding PAS domain S-box protein, with protein MISALNDSLTLILAAMTLSFTFLFIYYTEKMQYLVLWSIGWGLSALAIVFYSLSIMVPGMERYEMASLVINYVSSVFIGMGIYHFIYGRLPSTLLLTALIFLTFIPGGIYRSNPELAAMAVVYIFGGTVFLLCGLALIKNVKGIGSKVAGTSFTVWGVILILNLMFRNSSELAAEFIQLNVLLTMVSALGILLMHFEKMRLELAGTTLLLRELTESSKDIVFSIRLKPEPYIDYISRSATKLLGYSPEEILQDKGSLSRMINGERMANLRLISEDRAVKQLQDIAELTAKNGKVMKFDINQTLIYGMDGKPESMIGIARDMTDRELEFNRLALEKSWYELIFKSSNIMTMLVQMQTMTIIESNIALNSFYCFPKEGMRGLHIRELFLSDDDYLDFLASTNEGLPFQCRNKLPDGTQVHVTMHSSMLSYDGKDYTFITVLDNTSENYLAHELSSIKNLHRSILESLNEGVIGINSDGVIFFINNSAAQVLGYETDELLYRCHHETIHYRDESGEIPESGCTILNSLKSGGNIRNKREFLVHKDGGLIPVLLNFSTMRSEENRKRGVLIFRDITEELNSEEMILTSLEENKTLLKELHHRVKNNFQMICSLLALHAEDLPESAEKEFLNESILKILSMALTHELLFETNSFSRLGSKSYLERMISHLQRASNGADDIIVTTDIEDIDLTLDEAVPCALIINELFTNSLKYASPEPEKLKIHISFRQDGEEKVLVLSDNGQGLKDIESFGSKSSYGHLIIKSLTRQLKGNISFENRNGLTVTLRYK; from the coding sequence ATGATCTCCGCACTGAACGACTCGCTGACGCTCATTCTGGCGGCAATGACTCTGTCGTTCACCTTCCTGTTCATATATTACACCGAAAAGATGCAGTATCTGGTGCTCTGGAGCATCGGATGGGGTCTTAGCGCCCTTGCGATAGTTTTTTATTCACTCTCCATAATGGTTCCGGGCATGGAGAGATACGAAATGGCCTCGCTGGTGATAAACTACGTCAGCAGTGTTTTCATTGGTATGGGCATATACCATTTCATATACGGCAGACTGCCCTCGACACTTCTTCTAACAGCTCTCATATTCCTTACATTCATCCCCGGCGGGATTTACAGGAGCAATCCTGAACTGGCGGCTATGGCTGTTGTTTATATTTTCGGCGGAACGGTTTTTCTCCTGTGCGGTCTGGCTCTCATAAAGAATGTCAAGGGCATAGGCAGCAAGGTCGCCGGAACGTCATTCACCGTCTGGGGTGTTATCCTTATTCTTAATCTTATGTTCCGCAACAGCAGTGAGCTGGCGGCGGAGTTCATTCAGCTGAACGTTCTGCTGACTATGGTCTCTGCACTTGGCATCCTTCTGATGCACTTTGAAAAGATGCGGCTTGAACTGGCGGGAACAACCCTCCTGCTCAGGGAGCTTACCGAATCCAGCAAGGATATCGTGTTCTCCATAAGGCTTAAGCCCGAACCATACATAGACTATATAAGCCGCTCCGCAACAAAACTGCTGGGATATTCTCCGGAGGAGATACTTCAGGACAAAGGCTCGCTCTCCAGAATGATCAACGGCGAAAGGATGGCAAACCTCAGACTGATCTCCGAGGACAGAGCTGTCAAACAGCTTCAGGACATAGCCGAACTGACCGCCAAAAACGGAAAGGTCATGAAGTTCGACATAAACCAGACTCTGATATACGGAATGGACGGCAAGCCCGAAAGCATGATAGGCATAGCAAGGGACATGACCGACAGGGAACTGGAGTTTAACAGGCTGGCACTGGAAAAATCATGGTATGAGCTGATCTTCAAAAGCTCAAACATAATGACCATGCTGGTGCAGATGCAGACCATGACCATCATAGAGAGCAATATTGCCCTGAACTCATTCTACTGTTTCCCTAAAGAGGGGATGCGGGGTCTTCACATCCGTGAACTCTTTCTCAGCGACGACGACTATCTGGATTTTCTGGCCAGCACAAACGAAGGCCTTCCCTTCCAGTGCCGCAACAAGCTCCCCGACGGAACACAGGTGCACGTCACCATGCACTCCTCCATGCTCAGTTACGACGGGAAGGACTACACCTTCATAACCGTTCTGGACAACACCAGCGAAAACTATCTGGCGCATGAGCTATCATCCATAAAGAACCTGCACCGCTCCATTCTCGAATCCCTCAACGAAGGGGTCATAGGAATAAACAGCGACGGCGTGATATTCTTCATAAACAACTCGGCAGCTCAGGTTCTGGGCTATGAAACCGACGAGCTTCTATACAGATGCCACCACGAAACCATACACTACAGAGACGAATCAGGAGAGATACCCGAAAGCGGATGCACAATCCTCAACAGCCTCAAATCAGGCGGAAACATAAGGAATAAAAGGGAATTTCTGGTTCATAAGGATGGCGGGCTGATACCCGTTCTGCTGAATTTCAGCACAATGCGCTCCGAGGAGAACCGGAAACGGGGTGTTCTCATTTTCAGGGACATAACCGAGGAGCTTAATTCTGAAGAGATGATACTCACCTCTCTGGAAGAGAATAAAACACTGCTGAAAGAGCTTCACCACAGGGTTAAGAACAATTTTCAGATGATATGCAGTCTGCTTGCTCTCCATGCGGAGGATCTGCCTGAATCTGCTGAAAAAGAATTTCTGAACGAAAGCATCCTGAAGATACTTTCAATGGCTCTGACCCACGAACTGCTCTTTGAGACCAACAGTTTCTCCAGACTGGGGTCAAAGTCTTATCTGGAAAGGATGATAAGCCACCTGCAAAGAGCCAGCAACGGTGCTGACGATATCATTGTCACCACAGACATTGAGGACATAGACCTGACACTGGACGAAGCTGTCCCCTGTGCGCTGATAATAAACGAACTTTTTACAAACTCACTGAAATATGCCTCTCCTGAACCCGAAAAGCTGAAGATTCACATCAGTTTCAGACAGGACGGCGAAGAAAAGGTGCTGGTACTCTCCGATAACGGTCAGGGACTGAAAGATATCGAATCTTTCGGAAGCAAAAGCTCCTACGGCCACCTGATAATCAAATCGCTCACCAGACAGCTGAAAGGAAACATCAGCTTCGAAAACAGAAACGGACTGACCGTTACACTTCGCTACAAATAG
- a CDS encoding chemotaxis protein CheD, giving the protein MLNQSESLYLKPGEMFYADSPMVVHTVLGSCVSITMFVRRLGIGMMSHCMLPSSTESVKRGEDIMRYVDCATLYMNKVILEAGADKRETEVKLFGGSNMFTGMNEEAGVGHRNVEAALAIIKKLGYTITSSDTGGQYTRKLYFSLDTGTVYLRKISRIQGM; this is encoded by the coding sequence ATGCTGAATCAGAGCGAGAGCCTGTATCTGAAGCCGGGAGAAATGTTTTATGCCGACTCCCCCATGGTTGTGCATACAGTGCTTGGTTCGTGCGTGAGCATAACCATGTTCGTTCGCAGACTCGGCATAGGAATGATGAGCCACTGCATGCTCCCCTCCTCCACCGAATCGGTTAAACGGGGCGAGGACATCATGCGGTATGTTGACTGCGCAACGCTGTACATGAACAAAGTGATTCTGGAAGCGGGGGCAGACAAGCGTGAGACCGAGGTGAAGCTTTTCGGCGGAAGCAATATGTTCACAGGGATGAACGAGGAAGCCGGAGTGGGCCACAGAAACGTTGAAGCAGCACTGGCAATAATAAAAAAGCTGGGCTACACCATCACCTCAAGCGACACAGGCGGACAATACACACGCAAGCTCTATTTCTCTCTGGACACAGGAACGGTTTATCTCAGAAAAATATCAAGAATTCAGGGGATGTGA
- a CDS encoding aminotransferase class IV, translated as MSLLFETIKLDGGRIFNLRYHQARVDAAFKALFPKVRPVSIEEVLEGVSLPADGLYRLRVSYSDIRAEAAVFPYVRRKINRLVLIEDDSLSYPHKFENREMFQKYAGKFAPDEEPLFVVNGQVTDTTFSNIVLNKGNVYVTPKACLLKGTKRQQMLDTGIITEMKITPGMLSDFETVHIINALNGIGDITVSVESVVVT; from the coding sequence ATGTCCCTATTATTTGAAACCATTAAACTGGACGGCGGGAGGATCTTTAACCTGAGATATCATCAGGCCAGGGTTGATGCGGCCTTTAAGGCACTTTTTCCAAAGGTGAGGCCGGTGAGTATTGAGGAGGTTCTGGAGGGAGTTTCGCTGCCTGCCGACGGGCTTTACAGACTGAGGGTGTCATACAGCGACATAAGGGCGGAGGCGGCGGTTTTTCCATATGTGAGGCGCAAGATAAACCGTCTGGTGCTCATTGAGGACGACAGCCTGAGCTATCCTCACAAGTTTGAGAACAGGGAGATGTTTCAGAAGTATGCCGGAAAATTTGCGCCGGACGAGGAGCCGCTGTTTGTGGTGAACGGTCAGGTTACGGATACAACGTTCAGTAATATAGTCCTTAACAAGGGCAATGTGTATGTGACCCCGAAAGCCTGTCTGCTGAAAGGAACCAAGCGTCAGCAGATGCTGGACACGGGCATTATAACCGAAATGAAAATAACCCCCGGGATGCTTTCGGATTTTGAGACCGTACATATCATAAACGCACTGAACGGAATAGGTGACATTACGGTGTCTGTGGAGAGCGTTGTGGTTACATGA
- a CDS encoding aminodeoxychorismate synthase component I, whose amino-acid sequence MEADRFISEFNRLYGNSEPFLFIVDFELSRFVLHPLSELGSSSDILYDFRGLTNYQGTNTRRSLPEITKRPITFDSYRKSFDMVQKRQTDGDSYLLNLTFPTEIDVDLSFDEIFAGSSAEYKLKYGDEFVFFSPESFARISGGYITTSPMKGTRLMTTADCERLLMDDEKELAEHITVVDLLRNDLNSVADDVRVTSFRYPSYIRHGEKTIVQTSTDIRGRLRQDKDMASVILGLLPAGSVSGAPKRMTLDIIRQAEGAPRGFYTGIAGVYDGENIDTCVIIRYIEKKEGGTFFRSGGGITVYSRAQDEYAELLEKVYVPII is encoded by the coding sequence ATGGAAGCTGACAGGTTCATATCGGAGTTTAACAGACTATACGGCAATTCGGAACCCTTTCTGTTCATTGTGGATTTTGAACTGAGCCGTTTCGTTCTGCACCCCCTTTCAGAGCTGGGTTCCTCCTCTGATATCCTTTATGATTTCAGAGGTCTCACAAATTATCAAGGAACAAACACCCGCCGCAGCCTTCCCGAAATCACAAAAAGACCTATAACTTTTGATAGTTATAGAAAATCGTTTGACATGGTTCAGAAACGTCAGACTGACGGCGACAGCTATCTGCTGAATCTCACCTTTCCCACGGAGATAGACGTTGATCTGAGTTTTGATGAGATATTCGCCGGGAGCAGTGCGGAATATAAGCTGAAATACGGCGATGAGTTCGTGTTCTTTTCGCCGGAGAGTTTTGCCAGGATATCCGGCGGATACATCACCACCAGCCCCATGAAGGGGACGAGGCTGATGACCACGGCGGACTGCGAAAGGCTGCTGATGGATGACGAAAAGGAGCTGGCGGAGCACATCACTGTTGTGGATCTGCTCAGAAACGACCTGAACTCGGTTGCGGACGATGTTCGGGTGACCTCGTTCAGATACCCTTCATACATCCGCCACGGCGAAAAGACCATTGTGCAGACCAGCACGGACATACGGGGCAGGCTGAGACAGGATAAGGATATGGCTTCGGTCATTCTGGGGCTTCTGCCTGCGGGTTCGGTCTCCGGAGCGCCGAAAAGAATGACACTGGATATAATTCGTCAGGCTGAGGGTGCGCCCAGAGGGTTTTACACCGGAATAGCCGGAGTGTATGACGGAGAGAATATAGATACCTGCGTTATCATAAGATATATCGAAAAAAAAGAGGGCGGAACGTTCTTTCGCAGCGGCGGCGGCATAACCGTTTACAGTCGTGCACAGGACGAATATGCCGAGCTTCTGGAGAAGGTTTATGTCCCTATTATTTGA
- a CDS encoding HAMP domain-containing methyl-accepting chemotaxis protein — MLKNLKLGAKLFIGFGMLILLILLSGYMGFSGLKKVENRVLNSNDLNSIIQLVLECRQQEKNFIMRKDYAAADMVNSKTLEILKLAEELKGRFKDPANKKQMEDIIAGTNLYIQSFNKFVELEKQKTELMNTVGQKSAEAVKLSDKAAMDYNSVDAQRVVSSFLMVRFLGKEFIITHDESYLVKVDDEFANTMRLSRSLSAQHPGELTSSMVKSLEEYKVNIDQFFKNIKDQITIEKVLIENARKAMEVVSATTEDQEDKMMEEMANAITMIVIFAVIGLILGGSIGYVLTKAITGPLFKGVNFALQLSEGNLDAKLDVEQKDEVGQLAEALKDMVGKLRSIITDVRTSSDNVAAGARELSSAAQDMSQGATEQAASAEEASASMEEMASNINQNADNALQTEKIALKAAGDAKEGGEAVQQTVKAMKEIADKISIIEEIARQTNLLALNAAIEAARAGEHGKGFAVVAAEVRKLAERSQEAAGEISELSSSSVAIAEKAGQLLDRILPDIQKTAELVQEITAGSSEMRTGGEQINSAIQQLDQVIQRNAGASEEMAATAEELSSQSEALQQAVSFFKMKGDSGRSSYAAPVKKAPKTVLAAKHIEKPTVTANKSAGRNEGINLDLTEGKRDSLDHDFESF; from the coding sequence ATGCTTAAGAATCTGAAACTTGGGGCAAAACTGTTTATTGGTTTCGGAATGCTTATCCTCCTTATCCTGCTTTCAGGATATATGGGATTCAGCGGTCTGAAAAAAGTGGAGAACAGAGTTCTTAACTCGAACGACCTGAACAGCATTATTCAGCTGGTACTGGAGTGCAGGCAGCAGGAAAAAAACTTCATAATGCGCAAGGATTATGCAGCGGCGGACATGGTCAACTCTAAAACACTGGAAATACTGAAACTGGCAGAGGAACTGAAAGGACGTTTCAAAGATCCGGCAAACAAAAAACAGATGGAAGACATCATCGCCGGAACCAATTTATATATCCAGTCGTTCAACAAGTTTGTAGAGCTTGAAAAGCAGAAAACAGAGCTTATGAACACTGTCGGTCAGAAATCCGCAGAAGCGGTCAAACTTTCCGACAAAGCCGCCATGGACTATAACTCTGTGGATGCCCAGCGGGTTGTCAGCTCATTCCTCATGGTCAGATTCCTCGGCAAGGAATTTATCATAACCCATGACGAAAGCTACCTTGTTAAGGTTGACGACGAATTCGCAAACACCATGAGACTTTCACGCTCACTCTCCGCACAGCACCCCGGCGAACTTACTTCGTCCATGGTGAAATCCCTTGAGGAATACAAGGTCAACATCGATCAGTTTTTCAAAAATATAAAAGATCAGATAACAATAGAAAAGGTTCTCATAGAGAATGCACGCAAAGCCATGGAAGTGGTATCTGCTACAACCGAGGATCAGGAAGACAAAATGATGGAAGAGATGGCAAACGCAATAACAATGATAGTAATTTTTGCAGTCATCGGTCTCATTCTTGGTGGAAGCATCGGCTATGTGCTTACAAAAGCCATAACAGGTCCTCTTTTCAAGGGTGTCAACTTTGCTTTACAGTTGTCCGAAGGTAATCTGGATGCGAAACTCGACGTTGAGCAGAAGGATGAGGTCGGTCAGCTTGCCGAGGCGCTCAAGGACATGGTCGGTAAACTCAGAAGCATAATAACCGACGTCCGCACATCATCCGACAACGTTGCCGCAGGAGCCAGAGAGCTTTCCAGCGCAGCTCAGGATATGTCGCAGGGCGCAACGGAACAGGCCGCCAGTGCAGAAGAGGCTTCAGCCTCTATGGAAGAGATGGCATCCAACATTAACCAGAACGCAGACAACGCTCTTCAGACAGAAAAAATAGCTCTGAAGGCCGCAGGCGACGCCAAAGAGGGCGGCGAGGCAGTTCAGCAGACCGTTAAAGCGATGAAAGAGATAGCAGACAAGATATCAATCATCGAAGAGATAGCCCGTCAGACCAACCTCCTCGCTCTGAACGCTGCAATAGAGGCAGCCAGAGCAGGCGAACACGGCAAGGGTTTTGCGGTGGTTGCGGCGGAAGTCCGCAAGCTTGCAGAGCGCAGTCAGGAGGCAGCAGGAGAGATCAGCGAGCTTTCATCATCCAGTGTTGCCATTGCCGAAAAGGCCGGACAACTCCTTGACCGCATTCTGCCCGACATTCAGAAGACGGCGGAGCTTGTTCAGGAGATAACCGCAGGCAGCAGCGAAATGCGCACCGGCGGCGAGCAGATAAACTCTGCCATCCAGCAGCTTGATCAGGTAATTCAGCGCAACGCAGGAGCATCCGAAGAGATGGCGGCCACGGCTGAGGAACTCTCCAGCCAGTCCGAAGCTCTCCAGCAGGCGGTCTCATTCTTCAAAATGAAGGGCGACAGCGGCAGAAGCAGCTATGCGGCTCCTGTTAAAAAAGCACCCAAGACAGTGCTTGCAGCAAAACACATAGAAAAACCCACTGTGACGGCCAATAAGAGTGCAGGCAGGAACGAGGGGATAAACCTCGACCTGACAGAGGGCAAAAGAGACAGCCTCGACCACGACTTCGAAAGTTTTTAA
- a CDS encoding chemotaxis protein CheW: MEEKYTAAGGEVCQVLTFKLADEVYGVDIMSVREVLDFSSVTKVPHTPDFMVGVINLRGNVVPVVDLKRKFKMGATEKGVNTCIIIVEVIIDGDSTILGALADSVQEVVDFEESVIEDAPKIGTQLNTAFIAGMAKRETGFVIILNVNAVFSMNEITALSAPAEQVPVQ, encoded by the coding sequence ATGGAAGAGAAATACACCGCAGCAGGCGGAGAAGTATGTCAGGTACTGACCTTTAAACTGGCAGACGAGGTTTACGGGGTGGACATAATGTCCGTAAGAGAAGTTCTCGACTTCTCCAGCGTGACAAAGGTTCCCCACACGCCCGACTTTATGGTGGGCGTTATAAACCTGCGGGGCAACGTTGTTCCCGTGGTGGATCTGAAAAGAAAGTTCAAAATGGGCGCAACCGAGAAGGGAGTGAACACCTGTATAATCATCGTTGAGGTGATAATAGACGGCGATTCCACCATTCTGGGCGCACTGGCGGATTCGGTTCAGGAGGTTGTGGATTTTGAGGAAAGCGTCATAGAGGACGCACCCAAGATAGGCACACAGCTCAACACCGCATTCATAGCGGGCATGGCGAAGCGTGAGACCGGATTTGTCATAATCCTGAACGTCAACGCAGTATTTTCAATGAACGAAATAACGGCACTCTCCGCCCCGGCGGAACAGGTGCCTGTTCAATAG
- a CDS encoding CheR family methyltransferase, translating into MDAENLNDIYHQKLTSDEFGLIQNYIQVKCGIRLPLTKKNMVEGRLRRRLKALNISTYGEYLAVVFGGDSPAAEQERFSFIDAITTNKTDFFREPNHFDYLNNRLLPNLQQQGYGKEQTLNIWSSACSTGEEPYTLAMVLAEYFGLSGNFRIYASDISTAVLEKAVRAVYSEDKADSIPYELKKKYLLKSKNQDAALVRVKPELRQKVTFGRLNLMDSEYSLPVKMNVVFCRNVIIYFDHQTQFDIIGKICRNIVRGGHLFLGHSESVHGMDLPLRTAAPTIFERL; encoded by the coding sequence ATGGATGCGGAAAATCTGAATGACATATACCATCAGAAACTGACATCCGATGAATTCGGCCTTATTCAGAACTATATACAAGTGAAGTGCGGCATCCGCCTGCCCCTGACCAAAAAAAACATGGTCGAGGGCAGGCTCCGCCGCAGACTTAAGGCTCTCAACATCTCAACCTACGGGGAATACCTTGCCGTTGTTTTCGGCGGGGATTCCCCCGCGGCTGAACAGGAGCGCTTCTCCTTCATCGATGCAATAACAACCAACAAAACGGATTTTTTCCGTGAACCCAACCACTTCGATTATCTGAACAACAGACTTCTGCCAAACCTCCAGCAGCAGGGCTACGGAAAAGAGCAGACGCTGAACATCTGGAGTTCCGCCTGCTCAACGGGAGAAGAGCCGTACACTCTGGCGATGGTTCTGGCGGAATATTTCGGACTGAGCGGAAATTTCAGAATATACGCCAGCGACATCAGCACGGCAGTTCTGGAAAAGGCGGTGAGAGCCGTTTATTCCGAGGACAAGGCCGACAGCATCCCCTATGAGCTTAAGAAAAAATATCTGCTGAAATCAAAGAATCAGGATGCGGCGCTTGTCCGTGTTAAACCGGAACTGAGGCAGAAAGTGACCTTCGGCAGACTGAACCTTATGGACTCCGAATACAGCCTGCCTGTTAAAATGAACGTAGTTTTCTGCCGCAATGTAATAATTTACTTCGACCATCAGACACAATTTGATATAATTGGAAAGATATGCCGGAATATAGTCAGGGGAGGACACCTGTTTCTCGGACATTCGGAATCGGTTCACGGGATGGATCTGCCTCTCAGAACCGCTGCCCCGACAATATTCGAAAGGTTGTAA
- a CDS encoding protein-glutamate methylesterase/protein-glutamine glutaminase: MSGKLKVLVIDDSAVVRQVLTEILLSDSAIESVVACQDPFAAAEKMKTFIPDVITLDVEMPRMDGITFLKKLMSQHPIPVVMCSSLTEENSATALKSLEYGAVDIIQKPRAGTKAFLEESKIMICDTVKAAAKVKVTKLSNAFREIQPKLTADAVLEAPKGHQAMLKTTEKVILVGASTGGTEALSVFLQGLPADSPGVAIVQHMPENFTASFANRLNSLCRVTVKQADDGDTVLPGRVLIAPGNKHMLIKRSGARYYVEIKDGPLVSRHRPSVDVLFRSGARYVGKNAIGVILTGMGDDGAKGMREMKDAGAYNIAQDERTSVVFGMPKMAIEAGAVDSVLPLEVISGAVLKHCQA; encoded by the coding sequence ATGAGCGGAAAACTGAAAGTTCTGGTGATTGATGATTCGGCGGTTGTCCGTCAGGTTCTGACGGAGATACTGCTTTCCGATTCCGCAATAGAATCCGTTGTCGCCTGTCAGGATCCGTTTGCGGCGGCTGAAAAGATGAAAACATTCATTCCGGATGTCATAACTCTGGACGTTGAAATGCCCCGTATGGACGGCATAACCTTCCTTAAAAAACTCATGAGCCAACACCCGATACCCGTTGTAATGTGCTCAAGCCTTACCGAGGAGAACTCGGCAACAGCCCTGAAATCCCTCGAATACGGCGCAGTGGATATAATTCAGAAGCCGAGAGCGGGTACGAAAGCCTTCCTTGAAGAATCCAAAATAATGATATGCGACACGGTGAAAGCCGCCGCAAAGGTGAAGGTCACCAAACTGTCCAACGCCTTCCGGGAGATTCAGCCTAAACTCACCGCAGATGCCGTTCTGGAGGCTCCGAAAGGCCATCAGGCCATGCTTAAGACAACTGAAAAAGTTATCCTTGTGGGGGCATCCACAGGGGGAACGGAGGCGCTCAGCGTGTTTCTTCAGGGACTTCCGGCCGACAGTCCCGGAGTTGCCATTGTTCAGCACATGCCCGAAAATTTCACAGCCTCTTTCGCAAACAGACTCAACTCACTCTGCCGTGTTACGGTCAAGCAGGCCGACGACGGGGACACGGTTCTCCCCGGCAGGGTTCTGATAGCTCCCGGCAACAAGCACATGCTGATAAAGCGGAGCGGAGCAAGATACTATGTCGAAATAAAGGACGGCCCGTTGGTAAGCCGACACAGACCTTCTGTGGACGTGCTTTTCCGAAGCGGCGCAAGATACGTCGGCAAGAACGCTATCGGGGTCATCCTCACCGGGATGGGCGACGACGGCGCAAAAGGAATGCGGGAGATGAAGGACGCAGGAGCATACAACATAGCACAGGACGAACGCACCAGCGTGGTGTTCGGAATGCCGAAAATGGCTATAGAGGCGGGAGCTGTGGACAGTGTTCTCCCTCTGGAAGTTATTTCAGGAGCAGTGCTGAAGCACTGTCAGGCCTGA